In Helianthus annuus cultivar XRQ/B chromosome 3, HanXRQr2.0-SUNRISE, whole genome shotgun sequence, a single window of DNA contains:
- the LOC110931787 gene encoding uncharacterized protein LOC110931787, whose translation MVAFDVVSETFSTIPFPEVLDLNPWQGHFLSIEMKLHVIVVGRSQNLYADLFKFEDESWVKVFSFNTLHVVDYFERRRRNNIIQDNMWLITSIWGDIVEVDLSNDSFEYLQHVDDYTGMSKRKNEFSYESYNKGKENISNGVSAILNTNASTNISTGNTIVVVPTVTQDQARHSRKIRKVLLDNKRSKLHGCPSNVDHTMVITTDSIPTPSIPTVTQQLSVISEGNTRLREVNLENTRSPLRNSISYSNRNILSSPDLEATPNVIPNRTGSFMATSNLSCLTNNGTQPADATPSHIAFNITSFSGTSGILQKSSFERLSSGKRKLIGRPRITSPIPTIDFTAEQIVVQDPLKGVSKDYLDHGDQCVTCEVCNAKLWNAEKGKGRKKDGKVCYFICCSYGIVELPDYKDARGSYRILFTNNGDESKHFLKNIRRYNSMFAFTSMGGKVDSTVNRGNGPFCFRISGENYHTIGSLMRNNGAQPKFCQLYIYDTENEISNSGSDGASSSSSANVDRKLIEHIKDVLDNDNELVKTYRRVRDSFQDNPNLNVKLRIIGTREKDGRTYNLPTAGEIAALIVGDIENVVDNRDIVVETQTGELKRISELHPSYLALQYPILFPYGDDGYRIDIPHRGVVDVVNKTRPKCTMREFFAYRIQDRINQFSLILNSKRLFQQFLVDAYTMIESERLRYIRYQQKDLRSDTYESLRKLRSKGQDDISKAGKRIFLPSSFTGGARYMMQNYLDAMALCKCFGYPDYFITITCNPKWPEVQWFLKDTNLSPEDRPDILSRLFKIKLNSICKDLKKNHLLGKASAVVYTIEFQKRGLPHAHLCLFMEPEFKLPTMDHVDSFISAEIPNRDEDPELFILVKEYMIHGPCGNARLSSPCMVDMKCSKAFPKKFQDHTTLDSNGFPLYRRRNNGASVVKNKIELDNRSVVPYNKKLLKRYQAHINVEWCNQAASIKYLFKYINKGPDRATIAVVHGDNQPEEQPQDEIKDYYDCRYISACEASWRIFANEVHYRTPSVMRLPFHLPGQQPVVFGPDEDINSVLNKPSVKSSMFLSWMERNKDPNDLLARTLTYVQFPIFYVWKLDKRVWEPRKGKKSIGRIHSVSPSLGEAYFLRILLNKVRGPTSFDDIKTVNGKVYDTYRDACYALGLLDDD comes from the exons ATGGTAGCTTTCGACGTTGTTTCCGAAACTTTCAGCACAATTCCTTTTCCCGAGGTTTTGGATTTGAATCCTTGGCAAGGACATTTTTTGAGCATTGAAATGAAGTTGCACGTCATTGTTGTTGGACGTTCTCAAAACCTATATGCTGATTTGTTCAAATTTGAAGATGAGTCTTGGGTCAAGGTGTTTTCTTTCAATACGCTTCATGTTGTTGATTATTTTGAAAGGCGTCGAAGGAATAATATAATTCAAGACAACATGTGGCTCATAACAAGCATTTGGGGTGATATTGTTGAAGTTGACCTTTCCAACGACTCTTTTGAGTATCTACAACATGTTGATGACTATACCG GAATGTCTAAAAGAAAAAACGAGTTTTCATATGAATCTTACAACAAAGGAAAGGAAAACATTTCTAACG GTGTTTCAGCCATCTTAAATACGAATGCATCTACAAATATTTCAACTGGTAATACAATTG TTGTCGTTCCCACTGTAACACAAGATCAGGCAAGACATAGTCGGAAAATTAGGAAAGTATTATTGGATAACAAAAGATCTAAATTACATGGATGTCCATCAAATGTTGACCATACAATGGTCATAACAACTGATTCGATACCAACTCCTTCTATTCCGACCGTTACACAACAATTATCTGTTATATCTGAAG GTAACACCCGTTTAAGGGAAGTAAATTTGGAGAATACAAGATCTCCTCTGAGAAATAGTATATCATATTCCAATAGGAATATACTTAGCTCTCCTGATCTAGAAGCAACTCCAAATGTCATTCCTAATCGAACTGGATCATTCATGGCAACAA gTAATTTAAGTTGTCTTACGAACAATGGTACTCAACCAGCAGACGCTACTCCTAGTCATATTGCGTTTAACATTACGTCATTTAGTGGCACCTCCGGTATTCTTCAAAAGTCTTCTTTTGAAAGGTTGTCATCTGGTAAACGTAAGTTAATTGGTAGACCACGAATTACTTCTCCGATACCAACTATTGACTTTACCGCAGAGCAGATTGTAGTTCAAGATCCcttgaaaggtgtttcaaaag ATTATTTGGACCATGGTGACCAATGCGTTACTTGTGAAGTATGTAATGCAAAGTTGTGGAATGCAGaaaaaggaaaaggaagaaaaaaggATGGAAAAGTTTGTTATTTCATTTGTTGTTCTTATGGCATAGTAGAGCTTCCAGATTACAAAGATGCCAGAGGAAGTTATCGAATCCTGTTTACTAACAATGGTGATGAAAGCAAgcattttttgaaaaatattcgCCGTTACAATTCAATGTTCGCATTTACTTCAATGGGTGGTAAGGTTGATTCGACGGTTAACAGAGGCAATGGTCCTTTTTGCTTTAGAATTAGCGGTGAGAATTATCATACAATTGGAAGTCTTATGCGAAACAACGGAGCGCAACCAAAATTTTGCCAACTATACATATATGATACTGAGAACGAAATTTCAAACAG TGGTTCAGATGgtgcatcttcttcttcttcggcaAATGTTGATCGTAAACTAATTGAACATATAAAGGATGTACTAGACAATGACAATGAGTTGGTCAAAACTTATAGAAGAGTTCGGGATTCCTTCCAAGACAACCCTAATTTAAATGTGAAGCTTCGAATAATTGGAACAAGAGAAAAAGATGGTCGCACGTATAACTTACCAACGGCTGGTGAGATTGCTGCTCTCATTGTTGGTGATATCGAAAATGTCGTTGACAATAGAGATATTGTAGTTGAGACTCAAACAGGTGAACTAAAAAGAATTAGTGAGTTGCATCCATCATATCTCGCACTACAATATCCGATTTTGTTTCCGTACGGAGATGATGGCTACAGAATTGATATCCCTCATAGAGGTGTTGTTGATGTTGTTAATAAAACACGTCCAAAGTGTACTATGAGAGAGTTCTTTGCCTATCGTATCCAGGATCGTATAAATcagttttcattaatccttaattCTAAGAGGCTATTCCAGCAGTTCTTGGTTGACGCGTATACTATGATAGAGAGCGAGAGACTTAGGTACATACGATATCAACAAAAAGATCTTAGGTCCGACACATATGAAAGCCTCCGTAAATTACGAAGTAAAGGTCAAGATGATATATCTAAAGCTGGAAAACGTATTTTTTTGCCGTCTTCTTTTACTGGTGGAGCACgatatatgatgcaaaactaTTTAGACGCTATGGCTCTGTGTAAATGCTTTGGTTATCCAGATTATTTTATAACCATAACATGCAATCCAAAATGGCCAGAAGTTCAATGGTTTCTCAAAGACACCAATCTTAGTCCGGAAGATAGGCCTGATATCCTGTCTAGATTGTTCAAAATAAAACTCAATTCAATTTGCAAAGATTTAAAAAAGAATCATCTATTAGGCAAAGCTTCAGCAG TTGTTTACACTATCGAGTTCCAAAAACGTGGTTTGCCTCATGCCCATTTATGCTTATTCATGGAACCTGAATTCAAATTACCTACTATGGACCATGTTGATTCATTTATATCTGCAGAAATTCCAAACAGAGATGAAGATCCAGAATTATTCATCCTGGTCAAAGAGTATATGATACATGGTCCATGTGGTAATGCTAGGTTGAGCTCTCCATGTATGGTAGATATGAAGTGTTCAAAAGCCTTTCCAAAAAAGTTTCAAGATCACACAACACTAGATTCAAATGGGTTTCCATTATACAGAAGGAGAAACAATGGTGCTTCTGTTGTGAAAAATAAAATTGAGCTTGATAACAGGAGTGTGGTTCCTTACAACAAAAAATTATTGAAAAGATATCAAGCTCATATCAACGTTGAATGGTGCAATCAAGCCGCGTCTATAAAATATCTTTTTAAATACATCAATAAAGGTCCTGATAGAGCCACTATAGCTGTTGTGCATGGTGATAATCAACCGGAAGAGCAACCACAAGACGAGATCAAAGATTATTACGATTGCCGCTATATATCAGCTTGCGAAGCATCTTGGAGGATATTTGCTAACGAAGTACACTATAGAACACCTTCTGTTATGAGGCTTCCATTCCATTTACCTGGCCAACAACCTGTTGTTTTCGGCCCTGACGAGGATATTAACTCTGTTCTAAACAAACCGTCAGTTAAATCTTCCATGTTTCTATCATGGATGGAACGTAATAAAGACCCAAATGACCTGTTGGCACGTACACTTACATACGTTCAGTTCCCTATTTTTTATGTATGGAAGCTTGACAAGCGAGTATGGGAACCAAGAAAAGGGAAAAAATCAATTGGCAGGATTCATTCCGTATCTCCATCTTTAGGTGAAGCGTATTTCTTGAGAATTCTTCTTAACAAGGTTAGAGGACCAACATCGTTTGACGACATTAAAACAGTTAATGGTAAAGTTTACGATACATACAGAGATGCTTGCTACGCACTTGGTCTTTTAGATGATGATTAA
- the LOC110931788 gene encoding ATP-dependent DNA helicase PIF2-like: MLLSSSLSRPEVVWESSWRYMADDFVYRLAKYHRVTALSIPDHQLKNYVLVDIEKFLLRNNSSLRRFESIPYPDMLSSGISDCRLIYEEQAYDTTYLGNLYDSQLTMLTDEQRSVFEDIMAAVNSDNGRIFFLYGYGGTGKTFLWKTLSAAIRSRGQIVLNVASSGIASLLLDGGRTAHSRFSIPLNLTEDSVCNIKPESDLSKLLHETKLIIWDEAPMVHKHAFEALDRTMNDVFNIDTSLNSEIRFGGKVIVFGGDFRQILPVVPNGGRQEIVNASLCSSYLWSKCKLLRLTRNMRLTVGRSTTDVDEINSFGKWLLDLGEGNVGGPNDGEATIEIPQDLLITDPSDPIGNAHNYFSDRAILAPKNEVVHEINDRLLAMFPGEEKEYLSSNSLCPSEDVNSTQQRLYSPDVLNGLKISGLPNHRLVLKVGVPVMLLRNIDQRNGLCNGTRLQVKKLHNRVIEAKIISGSNIGTCTYIPRLNLIPSDKKIPFSFQRRQFPLAVCFAMTINKSQCQSLSRVGLYLKQPVFSHGQLYVALSRVKTRNGVKILILDNNGKPTDKTTNVVYKEIFNEL, from the exons ATGTTGTTATCCAGTAGTCTTTCTAGACCTGAGGTTGTTTGGGAAAGTTCGTGGAGATACATGGCGGACGATTTTGTTTACAGATTAGCAAAATACCATCGAGTTACAG CGTTATCAATTCCGGATCACCAACTGAAGAACTATGTCTTGGTTGATATTGAAAAGTTTTTATTGCGAAATAATTCTTCTTTGCGAAGATTTGAATCAATACCATATCCAGATATGTTGTCTTCAGGTATTTCCGATTGTCGTTTGATATACGAGGAGCAGGCATATGATACAACATACCTTGGAAATCTGTACGATAGTCAATTGACAATGTTAACTGATGAACAACGCTCTGTTTTTGAAGATATTATGGCAGCAGTAAACAGTGATAACGGTCGGATTTTTTTCCTTTATGGGTATGGCGGAACAGGTAAAACATTTCTATGGAAGACATTGTCCGCTGCAATTAGATCAAGAGGTCAAATCGTGTTAAATGTGGCTTCAAGTGGAATTGCATCGTTGTTGTTAGATGGTGGCAGGACTGCACATTCCAGGTTTAGCATACCGTTGAATCTTACTGAAGATTCGGTATGTAATATAAAACCAGAAAGTGATCTGTCTAAATTACTTCATGAGACTAAATTGATAATTTGGGATGAAGCACCTATGGTTCACAAACATGCATTTGAAGCGCTCGATAGAACAATGAATGACGTTTTCAACATTGACACATCTCTCAATTCTGAAATCCGATTTGGAGGTAAGGTTATTGTTTTTGGAGGAGATTTTAGACAAATATTACCTGTTGTTCCAAATGGTGGCAGACAAGAGATTGTTAATGCCTCCTTATGTTCGTCTTATTTGTGGAGTAAATGTAAATTGCTAAGACTAACTAGAAACATGAGGTTAACGGTTGGAAGATCTACGACTGATGTTGATGAAATAAATAGTTTTGGCAAATGGCTTTTGGATTTGGGTGAGGGTAACGTTGGTggtccaaatgatggagaagcaACTATTGAAATACCACAAGATCTTTTGATTACTGATCCATCTGATCCAATTGGAA ACGCCCATAACTATTTCAGTGACCGGGCCATACTTGCACCTAAAAATGAAGTTGTTCATGAGATTAATGACAGGTTGCTAGCAATGTTTCCTGGTGAAGAAAAAGAGTATCTTAGCTCTAACAGTCTTTGTCCGTCTGAAGATGTAAATTCTACACAACAAAGACTTTACTCTCCGGATGTGCTCAATGGTCTTAAAATATCTGGCCTACCAAATCATAGGTTAGTCCTTAAAGTTGGTGTTCCAGTGATGTTATTAAGAAATATTGATCAACGGAATGGATTGTGCAACGGTACAAGGCTACAAGTAAAAAAGCTGCACAACCGTGTAATAGAAGCGAAGATAATATCTGGTTCAAATATTGGTACTTGCACATATATCCCTCGATTAAACTTGATACCTTCTGATAAAAAgattcctttttcttttcaaagAAGGCAATTTCCACTAGCCGTATGTTTTGCGATGACCATCAACAAAAGTCAATGCCAATCTCTTTCAAGAGTAGGTTTGTACCTCAAACAACCGGTCTTCTCTCATGGTCAGTTGTATGTTGCCTTATCAAGGgtgaaaacaagaaatggtgtcaAGATACTCATACTTGACAACAACGGAAAACCTACGGATAAAACAACTAATGTGGTGTATAAAGAGATATTCAACGAATTGTGA
- the LOC110929353 gene encoding uncharacterized protein At1g10890 isoform X1, with protein MARDRELSRSPSYKRRRYSRSPSPVGHRYSSRRYRSHRDRSSRSPYSYSRRRSRSISPRRHRKSPSPVPRRHKRQKSRSTSLSPVAKSPSIGPTERKIVTVKTKIEDEEQKKRRQQEAELKLVEEETANRVEEAIKKRVQERLNSDDIKLEIHKRLEEGRKQVLIDVAAQLEKEKEAAIIEARRKEEEAQKEKEELERLVQENRRRVEEAQRREALEQQRREEERYRELEELQRQKEEALLRKKQEEEEERAKQQKVLGKNKSRPKLSFAIGSK; from the exons ATGGCGCGAGATCGGGAACTGTCACGGTCGCCGTCGTATAAGCGGCGGAGGTATTCGAGGTCGCCGTCGCCGGTGGGACACAGGTATAGCAGCCGGAGGTATAGAAGCCATAGAGATCGAAGCAGCCGGTCTCCTTATTCGTATAGCAG GCGGAGAAGCCGCTCGATATCTCCACGCCGCCACCGGAAAAGTCCTTCACCAGTTCCAAGGCGGCATAAAAGACAAAAAAGCAGGAGTACCTCATTGTCTCCTGTAGCTAAGTCTCCTAGTATTGGGCCTACGGAGCGCAAAATTGTCACTGTAAAAACGAAAATTGAAgatgaagaacaaaagaaaag GCGGCAGCAAGAAGCAGAATTGAAGTTGGTGGAAGAAGAAACTGCAAATAGAGTTGAAGAGGCTATTAAGAAGAGAGTGCAAGAGAGATTGAACTCTGATGATATTAAGCTGGAAATTCATAAGCGGTTGGAAGAGGGGCGGAAACAAGTTCTGATTGATGTTGCAGCTCAActtgagaaagagaaagaagctGCGATTATTGAGGCTAGACGAAAAGAG GAAGAAGCtcaaaaagagaaagaagagttaGAACGGTTGGTTCAAGAGAACCGAAGGAGGGttgaagaagctcaaaggcgGGAAGCATTAGAGCAACAAAGGAGGGAGGAAGAACGTTACCGGGAACTGGAAGAGCTTCAAAGACAAAAAGAAGAAGCTCTACTAAGAAAAAAGCAGGAGGAGGAAGAAGAACGAGCAAAGCAACAAAAAGTGCTCGGTAAGAACAAATCCCGTCCCAAGCTGTCTTTTGCAATCGGTTCCAAATAA
- the LOC110929353 gene encoding uncharacterized protein At1g10890 isoform X2, with protein MVLSVALHIKPLLILYCLYRRRSRSISPRRHRKSPSPVPRRHKRQKSRSTSLSPVAKSPSIGPTERKIVTVKTKIEDEEQKKRRQQEAELKLVEEETANRVEEAIKKRVQERLNSDDIKLEIHKRLEEGRKQVLIDVAAQLEKEKEAAIIEARRKEEEAQKEKEELERLVQENRRRVEEAQRREALEQQRREEERYRELEELQRQKEEALLRKKQEEEEERAKQQKVLGKNKSRPKLSFAIGSK; from the exons ATGGTCTTATCTGTAGCTTTACACATTAAGCCATTGCTCATATTATATTGTCTTTACAGGCGGAGAAGCCGCTCGATATCTCCACGCCGCCACCGGAAAAGTCCTTCACCAGTTCCAAGGCGGCATAAAAGACAAAAAAGCAGGAGTACCTCATTGTCTCCTGTAGCTAAGTCTCCTAGTATTGGGCCTACGGAGCGCAAAATTGTCACTGTAAAAACGAAAATTGAAgatgaagaacaaaagaaaag GCGGCAGCAAGAAGCAGAATTGAAGTTGGTGGAAGAAGAAACTGCAAATAGAGTTGAAGAGGCTATTAAGAAGAGAGTGCAAGAGAGATTGAACTCTGATGATATTAAGCTGGAAATTCATAAGCGGTTGGAAGAGGGGCGGAAACAAGTTCTGATTGATGTTGCAGCTCAActtgagaaagagaaagaagctGCGATTATTGAGGCTAGACGAAAAGAG GAAGAAGCtcaaaaagagaaagaagagttaGAACGGTTGGTTCAAGAGAACCGAAGGAGGGttgaagaagctcaaaggcgGGAAGCATTAGAGCAACAAAGGAGGGAGGAAGAACGTTACCGGGAACTGGAAGAGCTTCAAAGACAAAAAGAAGAAGCTCTACTAAGAAAAAAGCAGGAGGAGGAAGAAGAACGAGCAAAGCAACAAAAAGTGCTCGGTAAGAACAAATCCCGTCCCAAGCTGTCTTTTGCAATCGGTTCCAAATAA